Proteins encoded by one window of Mycolicibacterium cosmeticum:
- the resB gene encoding cytochrome c biogenesis protein ResB — translation MGTALVLLFLLALASIPGALWPQRQVNPTTVAGYIADNPRLGPWLDRLQIFDVFSSVWFTAIYVLLFVSLIGCLTPRLVDHARSLRATPVRAPRNLTRLPKHHVMTVRADPDILGAAVAERMRGWRRSIRRDGDTVEISAERGYLREAGNLAFHFSLIGLLVSMAAGKLFGYEGNVIVLADGGPGFCSASPAAFDAFRPGTTVDGTGLYPICLRVNDFKADFLPSGQAVGFAADISFQAGEGLASSEWSTYELKVNEPLRVGGNRVYLLGHGYAPTFTVTFPDGQTRSQTLQWQPEELQTLLSSGAMRFDPPAGSYPDPDERRKNQIAIEGLFAPTKRLDGTLLSSAFPAAHDPAVAIDIYKGDTGLDTGRPQSIFALDQRMIGQGRLTRMARVNLSLGEQTQLEDGTVVRFDAVTDFVSLQVSHDPAQIWVLVFSITMMTGLLVSLTIRRRRIWVTIRGNDATDALTVQMGGLARTDNAGWGDEFDRLVHTLLPEAERAAADIARTRK, via the coding sequence ATGGGGACCGCGCTGGTCCTGCTGTTCCTTTTGGCCTTGGCATCGATACCGGGTGCGCTGTGGCCGCAACGGCAGGTCAACCCGACCACCGTGGCCGGCTATATCGCCGACAATCCGCGCCTGGGCCCGTGGCTGGATCGACTGCAGATCTTCGATGTCTTCTCCAGCGTCTGGTTCACGGCCATCTATGTGCTGTTGTTCGTCTCGTTGATCGGCTGCCTTACGCCCCGGTTGGTCGATCACGCCCGCAGCCTGCGCGCCACACCGGTGCGTGCGCCCCGCAACCTCACCCGACTGCCCAAGCATCACGTAATGACGGTGCGGGCCGACCCCGACATCCTCGGCGCCGCGGTCGCCGAGCGCATGCGCGGATGGCGCAGATCTATTCGACGAGACGGCGACACCGTCGAGATATCGGCCGAGAGAGGGTATCTGCGCGAGGCGGGGAACTTGGCGTTCCACTTTTCACTGATCGGGCTGCTGGTGTCGATGGCCGCGGGAAAGCTCTTCGGCTACGAGGGCAACGTGATCGTGCTTGCCGACGGCGGACCCGGATTCTGCTCGGCATCGCCAGCGGCCTTTGATGCCTTCCGTCCGGGCACCACCGTCGATGGCACCGGCCTCTACCCGATCTGCCTGCGTGTCAATGATTTCAAGGCCGACTTCCTGCCGAGCGGACAAGCCGTGGGATTCGCCGCCGACATCAGTTTCCAGGCGGGCGAGGGCTTGGCCAGCTCCGAATGGAGCACCTATGAGCTCAAAGTCAACGAGCCGCTGCGCGTGGGTGGTAATCGGGTTTACCTGCTCGGCCACGGATACGCTCCGACCTTCACCGTCACGTTTCCCGACGGGCAGACCCGCAGCCAGACGCTGCAGTGGCAGCCCGAGGAACTGCAGACGCTGCTGTCGTCAGGGGCCATGCGTTTTGATCCGCCGGCCGGTAGCTACCCAGACCCCGATGAACGCCGCAAGAATCAAATCGCGATCGAGGGACTGTTCGCGCCGACGAAAAGGCTTGACGGCACGCTGCTTTCGTCTGCCTTCCCCGCTGCCCACGACCCTGCGGTGGCCATCGATATCTACAAAGGTGACACCGGCCTGGACACCGGCAGGCCACAGTCGATCTTTGCACTGGATCAACGCATGATCGGCCAAGGCCGGCTGACCCGGATGGCGCGGGTGAACCTGAGCCTGGGCGAGCAGACCCAACTCGAAGACGGCACGGTGGTGCGCTTCGATGCCGTCACCGACTTCGTCAGCCTGCAGGTATCTCACGATCCCGCCCAGATATGGGTGCTCGTGTTCTCGATCACGATGATGACCGGGCTGCTGGTCTCACTCACCATCCGCCGCCGACGAATCTGGGTGACAATCCGCGGCAACGACGCGACAGATGCTCTGACAGTACAGATGGGCGGCCTGGCACGCACCGACAACGCGGGATGGGGCGATGAATTCGACCGGCTGGTCCACACGCTGCTGCCCGAAGCTGAACGGGCGGCTGCCGACATTGCCAGGACCCGGAAATGA
- a CDS encoding cytochrome c oxidase assembly protein, whose protein sequence is MAALAGITASVIGAMSLADAMIATGLPNPGPITTYGLPAVRAAGEIAAAIAVGGFLTAAFLIPAQPNGVLDVGGYRALRLGGYASAVWSICAALLVALSVSDVSGLPLHQLGLGDIWAAADLVEITNAWRWTAALAAVVAVASVPVLRWAPTPLLLLGSLITLAPLGLSGHSSSGGAHDIATNSLFIHLVTAALWMGGLLALLVHAWRVGTHLDTAARRFSSMALWSFVAVASSGSINAALRISPNDLLSDYGLLLAGKALAVVAVGVLGWQQRRSAVKALRDDPSDRQPLVRLGLCEAFIFAVTVGIAVGLSRTPPPPKRAEPSAAESAIGFEPAGAPTAARIMFDWRFDLILGTLAVVLAAVYIGWVHRLRRRKAPWPVRRSMFWLSGCAGLLVATSSGLGSYMPAMFSMHVLVQVLLSSLIPVLLVAGAPVTLALAALPRTSATEVPGPREWLGALLGSPLARAAADPRVVSVTFIGGLVVLHTETVFTASVNNHSAHVLTNFLLVVTGCLFFAVVSRSADAPRRRVAMLVAVPASYLAVGLLVGRRSDVLGESFYRSLRLTWHTDLLADQRTGTAIAVTAALLALSCGAVAAAWPHLRRRRTVRARDVAAVSQ, encoded by the coding sequence GTGGCCGCACTGGCCGGCATAACGGCCTCGGTGATCGGCGCAATGTCACTGGCCGACGCAATGATCGCCACCGGTCTGCCCAATCCCGGACCCATCACCACATACGGCCTACCTGCGGTGCGCGCGGCAGGTGAGATCGCCGCCGCGATCGCCGTCGGCGGATTCCTCACGGCGGCGTTCCTCATTCCTGCCCAGCCCAACGGTGTCCTCGACGTCGGCGGCTACCGCGCTCTTCGTCTCGGTGGATATGCCTCGGCGGTGTGGTCGATCTGCGCGGCGCTCCTCGTGGCACTGAGCGTCTCTGATGTTTCCGGGCTACCCCTGCACCAGCTCGGACTCGGCGATATCTGGGCGGCCGCCGACCTGGTCGAGATCACCAACGCCTGGCGGTGGACCGCTGCCCTGGCCGCCGTGGTCGCGGTGGCGAGCGTTCCGGTGCTCAGGTGGGCGCCCACGCCGTTGTTGCTGCTGGGATCGCTGATCACTTTGGCCCCACTGGGGTTGTCGGGTCACTCATCCTCCGGTGGCGCCCACGACATAGCGACCAACAGCTTGTTCATCCACCTGGTGACTGCCGCCCTCTGGATGGGCGGACTGCTGGCTCTGCTCGTCCACGCCTGGCGTGTGGGAACCCATCTCGACACCGCCGCACGACGCTTCTCGTCGATGGCCCTGTGGAGCTTTGTGGCGGTGGCATCCAGCGGAAGCATCAATGCCGCCCTGCGGATCAGTCCGAACGATCTACTCAGTGACTACGGGTTGCTACTTGCTGGCAAGGCGCTCGCTGTGGTGGCGGTGGGTGTGCTGGGATGGCAGCAGCGGCGATCCGCTGTGAAGGCGTTGCGCGACGACCCATCTGACCGCCAGCCGCTGGTGCGCCTGGGGTTGTGCGAGGCGTTCATCTTCGCGGTGACGGTCGGTATCGCGGTGGGACTGAGTCGTACGCCGCCGCCGCCGAAGAGGGCCGAACCCTCAGCAGCGGAGAGTGCCATCGGTTTCGAGCCTGCCGGTGCACCCACTGCGGCGCGGATCATGTTCGACTGGCGTTTCGACCTCATACTGGGAACGCTCGCGGTCGTCCTGGCTGCTGTCTATATCGGATGGGTACACCGGTTACGGCGCCGAAAGGCGCCATGGCCGGTGCGGCGCAGCATGTTTTGGCTCAGTGGCTGCGCCGGTCTACTGGTGGCGACGTCATCAGGGCTTGGCAGCTACATGCCCGCCATGTTCAGCATGCATGTCCTTGTGCAGGTACTGCTATCCAGTCTCATCCCGGTGCTACTGGTGGCGGGCGCGCCAGTAACTCTCGCGCTGGCGGCGTTGCCGAGGACCTCGGCAACGGAGGTGCCGGGCCCGCGCGAATGGCTGGGCGCGCTGTTGGGCTCCCCGTTGGCTCGGGCGGCAGCCGACCCGCGGGTGGTGTCGGTAACTTTCATCGGCGGCCTCGTCGTGCTTCACACGGAGACGGTTTTCACTGCGTCGGTCAACAATCACAGCGCTCACGTGCTGACAAATTTCCTCCTCGTAGTAACGGGTTGTCTGTTCTTCGCCGTGGTCAGCAGATCGGCGGATGCTCCCCGGCGGCGAGTTGCGATGCTGGTCGCCGTACCCGCCAGCTATCTTGCGGTGGGCCTTCTGGTGGGTAGGCGCAGCGACGTGCTCGGGGAATCTTTCTACCGATCGCTACGGCTGACCTGGCACACCGATCTGCTCGCCGACCAGCGCACCGGAACGGCGATCGCGGTGACCGCGGCGCTTCTTGCGCTGTCCTGCGGCGCCGTCGCCGCGGCGTGGCCGCACCTGCGCCGCCGGCGGACAGTCCGCGCGCGCGACGTCGCAGCAGTGTCACAATGA
- the ctaD gene encoding aa3-type cytochrome oxidase subunit I has product MVAEAPPAGELVPRRPFPPRMGPKGNLIYKMITTTDHKVIGMMYVVTCFGFFMAGGLMALLMRTELTVPGLQFLSNEQYNQLFTMHGTVMLLFYATPIVFGFANLVLPLQIGAPDVAFPRLNSLSYWLFLFGALIAMGGFITPGGAADFGWTAYTPLSNVIHTPGAGADLWIVGLIVGGLGTILGAVNMITTVVCMRAPGMTMFRMPIFTWNILVTSILVLLAFPLLTAALFALLSDRHLGSLIYDPANGGVLLWQHLFWFFGHPEVYIIALPFFGIVSEIFPVFSRKPIFGYTTLIYATLGIAALSVAVWAHHMYATGAVLLPFFSFMTFLIAVPTGIKFFNWIGTMWKGQLTFETPMLFSVGFLITFLLGGLSGVLLASPPIDFQVSETYFVIAHFHYVLFGTIVFATYAGIYFWFPKMTGRLLDERLGKLHFWLTFLGFHATFLVQHWLGNDGMPRRYADYLPSDGFTTLNVVSTVGALVLGVSTLPFVWNVFKSWRYGEPVVVDDPWGYGNSLEWATSCPPPRHNFTELPRIRSERPAFELHYPHMVERMRAEAHIGRAHGPDDGDVTRIDDESVRT; this is encoded by the coding sequence TTGGTAGCCGAAGCGCCCCCGGCCGGAGAACTCGTGCCACGGCGTCCGTTCCCGCCACGGATGGGCCCGAAAGGCAACCTCATCTACAAGATGATCACCACGACCGATCACAAGGTGATCGGCATGATGTACGTGGTCACCTGCTTCGGGTTCTTCATGGCGGGCGGCCTGATGGCGCTACTGATGCGCACGGAGTTGACGGTGCCGGGGCTGCAGTTCCTGTCCAACGAGCAGTACAACCAGCTGTTCACCATGCACGGCACCGTGATGCTGCTGTTCTACGCGACCCCCATCGTCTTCGGGTTCGCCAACCTGGTTCTGCCGCTGCAGATCGGCGCGCCCGACGTCGCCTTCCCGCGGCTCAATTCACTGTCCTACTGGTTGTTCCTTTTCGGCGCGCTGATCGCCATGGGCGGCTTTATCACCCCCGGCGGCGCCGCCGACTTCGGCTGGACCGCCTACACGCCGCTGTCCAACGTCATCCACACCCCCGGCGCCGGCGCGGATCTGTGGATCGTCGGCCTGATAGTCGGCGGTTTGGGCACCATCCTCGGTGCGGTGAACATGATCACCACCGTGGTCTGCATGCGCGCCCCCGGTATGACCATGTTCCGGATGCCGATCTTCACCTGGAACATCCTGGTGACCTCGATCCTGGTACTGCTGGCCTTTCCGCTGCTGACCGCCGCGCTCTTTGCGTTGCTGTCGGATCGGCATCTCGGATCGCTCATCTATGACCCGGCCAACGGTGGTGTGCTGCTGTGGCAGCACCTGTTCTGGTTCTTCGGCCACCCCGAGGTATACATCATCGCACTGCCGTTCTTCGGCATCGTCTCCGAAATCTTCCCGGTGTTCAGCCGCAAACCGATCTTCGGTTACACCACCCTGATCTACGCCACGCTGGGTATCGCGGCGCTGTCGGTCGCGGTGTGGGCGCACCACATGTACGCCACCGGTGCGGTGTTACTGCCGTTCTTCTCGTTCATGACGTTCCTGATCGCGGTGCCGACCGGTATCAAGTTCTTCAACTGGATCGGCACCATGTGGAAGGGGCAGTTGACCTTCGAGACACCGATGCTGTTCTCGGTGGGCTTCCTGATCACCTTCCTGCTCGGTGGCCTGTCGGGGGTGCTGCTGGCCAGCCCGCCGATCGACTTCCAGGTCAGCGAAACCTATTTCGTCATCGCGCACTTCCACTACGTGCTCTTCGGCACCATCGTGTTCGCCACCTACGCGGGCATCTACTTCTGGTTCCCGAAGATGACCGGCCGCCTGCTCGACGAGCGCCTGGGCAAGCTGCACTTCTGGCTGACCTTCCTGGGCTTCCATGCCACCTTCCTGGTACAGCACTGGCTGGGCAATGACGGGATGCCGCGTCGTTACGCGGACTACCTGCCCAGCGACGGCTTCACCACACTCAATGTCGTTTCCACGGTCGGTGCGCTGGTCTTGGGTGTGTCGACGTTGCCGTTCGTGTGGAACGTCTTCAAGAGCTGGCGTTACGGCGAGCCCGTCGTGGTCGACGACCCGTGGGGCTACGGCAACTCCCTGGAGTGGGCCACCAGCTGTCCGCCGCCGCGGCACAACTTCACCGAGCTGCCCCGGATCCGTTCCGAGCGCCCGGCGTTCGAGCTGCACTACCCGCACATGGTCGAGCGGATGCGCGCCGAGGCCCATATCGGCCGTGCGCACGGGCCCGACGACGGGGACGTGACCCGGATCGACGACGAGAGCGTGCGCACCTGA
- a CDS encoding heavy metal translocating P-type ATPase, translated as MRDGECGASGHSTPPAARSLALALADLLPDGDQRCAERLTYDLAAQSIIEQAHVIAGDGRAPQLCVHYDATRVGEGDVARRAQRAAATITTRYGHLRWSLDVTIPAKATRAAIAQLRAAPGVVAAESTSTAIVVEFERARVTAQELVDLVSEQVRSATESGTDQQGSEHAGDGHAHEGHQHGHGGIFGERSELVFAALSGVLLIAGWALASFADTPRPVELGVYALSLFFGAYYTVQEAYASVRYGKFEIDFLMLVSATGAAALGEVAEGALLLFLFSVGHALEGYAMGRARRSIEALAELAPKTALVRRGGTGDTVEIPVAALSVGDIVVVRPNMRVAADGFVVAGSSSIDQAPVTGESVPVDKSPVADIAAAAAAPELVDASARVFAGTINGVGAIEIQVTRLAADSTLARVVRLVAEAQTKTTSAQRFADRFQRLFVPTILAGVVLLLFAGLVIDEPFTATVYRALAVLVAASPCALAIATPSAVLSAVARAARAGILVKGGAALEELGRVQVLAFDKTGTLTQGKPQITDVIATSGTDDTELLAVAVAVEEQSDHPLARAIVRDGRARLSEVQLPQPANVRALTGRGVAATVNGREVRIGKRSLFEAAGQQIPSQLSADVDFLEQSGRTTMLVAAGDRWLGVIGLMDVPRVEAAAVLKRLKHIGVEETVMLSGDNQRVADAVAAQVGVAAARGDLMPEDKVAEVASLRVHRGRVGMVGDGVNDAPAMARANIGIAMGAAGSDVALETADIALMADDLTALPFAVDLSRRSSRIIKQNLWASLGIVAVLIPATVLGLGIGPAVLIHEGSTLIVVFNALRLLAMPMQALPTDDVAAR; from the coding sequence ATGAGGGACGGCGAGTGCGGCGCAAGCGGACACAGCACGCCCCCGGCAGCGAGGTCACTGGCCCTGGCCTTGGCGGATCTGCTCCCCGATGGCGATCAGCGCTGCGCGGAGCGACTGACGTACGACCTTGCAGCACAATCGATCATCGAGCAGGCCCACGTGATCGCGGGGGATGGCCGGGCACCGCAACTATGTGTCCACTACGACGCCACCAGGGTCGGCGAGGGCGATGTCGCACGTCGGGCGCAGCGTGCCGCGGCCACCATCACAACCCGATACGGTCACCTCCGCTGGTCACTTGACGTGACGATCCCCGCCAAAGCAACACGCGCAGCGATCGCCCAGTTGCGTGCCGCGCCGGGTGTCGTGGCCGCCGAGTCCACCTCGACTGCCATCGTGGTGGAGTTCGAACGCGCACGCGTCACTGCCCAGGAACTGGTCGACCTGGTCAGCGAGCAAGTTCGATCCGCTACCGAGTCCGGAACCGACCAGCAGGGCAGCGAACACGCCGGCGATGGTCACGCCCACGAGGGCCATCAGCACGGCCACGGCGGAATTTTCGGCGAACGCAGTGAACTCGTCTTTGCGGCACTGTCCGGGGTGCTGCTCATCGCGGGCTGGGCCCTGGCGAGCTTTGCCGACACGCCACGACCTGTCGAGCTGGGTGTATACGCACTGTCCTTGTTCTTCGGCGCTTACTACACCGTGCAAGAGGCGTACGCGAGTGTGCGCTACGGCAAGTTCGAGATCGACTTTTTGATGCTGGTCTCAGCGACCGGAGCCGCTGCACTCGGCGAGGTCGCCGAGGGTGCGCTGCTGCTGTTTCTGTTCAGCGTCGGCCATGCCCTTGAGGGCTATGCGATGGGCCGGGCCCGCAGGTCGATCGAGGCCCTGGCCGAGCTCGCACCCAAGACAGCTCTGGTACGACGCGGGGGCACCGGCGATACTGTCGAGATCCCCGTCGCTGCCCTCAGCGTCGGCGATATCGTCGTCGTTCGCCCCAATATGCGCGTGGCCGCCGACGGTTTTGTGGTCGCCGGATCCAGCAGCATCGATCAGGCCCCGGTGACCGGCGAAAGCGTACCGGTCGACAAGAGTCCGGTCGCTGACATCGCGGCGGCCGCCGCGGCACCGGAACTCGTCGACGCCTCGGCACGCGTCTTCGCCGGCACGATCAACGGTGTCGGCGCCATCGAGATCCAGGTGACACGACTGGCCGCAGACTCGACGTTGGCGCGAGTGGTGCGCCTGGTCGCCGAGGCGCAGACCAAAACGACCTCCGCCCAACGGTTCGCCGACCGCTTCCAACGTCTTTTCGTCCCGACCATCCTGGCCGGGGTTGTGCTGCTGCTGTTCGCTGGACTGGTCATCGATGAACCGTTCACCGCAACGGTGTATCGCGCACTGGCCGTACTGGTCGCGGCCAGCCCATGCGCGCTGGCCATCGCCACACCGAGTGCAGTGCTCTCCGCAGTGGCCCGCGCCGCGCGGGCCGGCATCTTGGTCAAAGGTGGTGCCGCGCTGGAGGAACTGGGCCGCGTGCAGGTCTTGGCCTTTGATAAAACCGGCACCCTCACCCAGGGAAAGCCACAGATCACCGATGTCATCGCCACCTCGGGCACCGACGACACCGAACTGCTCGCCGTCGCCGTCGCTGTCGAGGAGCAAAGTGACCACCCGCTGGCACGCGCCATCGTCCGGGACGGCCGTGCCCGACTGTCCGAAGTGCAGCTGCCCCAGCCTGCGAATGTCCGGGCGTTGACGGGCCGAGGTGTCGCCGCGACCGTCAACGGGCGCGAGGTCCGCATCGGCAAGCGCAGCTTGTTCGAGGCTGCCGGACAGCAGATTCCGAGTCAATTGTCCGCCGATGTCGACTTCCTCGAACAGTCGGGTCGAACGACCATGCTGGTGGCTGCCGGTGATCGCTGGCTCGGGGTGATCGGGCTGATGGATGTGCCGCGCGTGGAAGCGGCCGCGGTCCTCAAGCGCCTTAAGCATATCGGCGTGGAAGAGACCGTCATGCTTTCCGGGGACAACCAGCGCGTCGCTGACGCTGTGGCCGCGCAGGTGGGCGTGGCGGCCGCTCGCGGTGACCTGATGCCAGAAGACAAGGTGGCCGAGGTCGCCTCACTGCGGGTGCACCGTGGCCGGGTCGGCATGGTCGGTGACGGGGTCAACGATGCGCCCGCGATGGCCCGCGCGAACATCGGTATCGCAATGGGTGCTGCCGGCTCCGATGTGGCATTGGAGACTGCCGATATCGCGCTCATGGCTGACGACCTGACAGCGCTGCCTTTTGCGGTAGACCTCAGTCGCCGATCCTCGCGGATCATCAAACAAAATCTGTGGGCGAGCCTGGGGATCGTCGCCGTGCTGATCCCGGCGACTGTCCTCGGGTTGGGTATCGGCCCGGCGGTGTTGATCCACGAAGGTTCCACACTGATCGTGGTGTTCAACGCACTGCGTCTGCTGGCGATGCCGATGCAGGCGCTGCCTACCGATGATGTGGCAGCTCGATGA
- a CDS encoding adenylate/guanylate cyclase domain-containing protein encodes MTDADMVCTAVEFDHQDVRSVVVFADMAGFTTYTEAHGDHRAAQLAGAFADIAASVLGPGDEIVKTIGDAVMVTCATTAAAVDFLGRLRRETSRISGFPLLRAGMSEGPLVKQRGDVFGATVNTAARLVGVAGPGQVIADYAAVSAAEPIGSLRTAPLGSLRLHNINLPVQAYLVEIES; translated from the coding sequence ATGACCGACGCCGATATGGTATGTACTGCCGTTGAATTCGACCATCAGGATGTGCGGTCGGTAGTGGTGTTCGCGGATATGGCCGGCTTCACGACCTACACCGAGGCCCACGGTGACCACCGCGCCGCGCAACTGGCAGGTGCCTTCGCCGATATCGCCGCGAGCGTGCTCGGACCCGGCGATGAGATCGTCAAGACGATCGGTGACGCCGTCATGGTTACCTGCGCCACCACCGCAGCTGCGGTTGACTTTCTGGGTCGTCTCCGCCGTGAAACATCACGGATCTCCGGTTTTCCCCTGCTACGTGCCGGCATGAGCGAGGGGCCATTGGTGAAACAGCGCGGGGACGTGTTCGGAGCCACCGTCAACACCGCGGCCAGGCTGGTGGGGGTTGCCGGGCCGGGCCAGGTTATTGCTGATTACGCCGCCGTGTCAGCCGCTGAGCCCATCGGTTCCCTCAGGACGGCACCCCTGGGATCGCTGAGGCTGCACAATATCAATCTGCCCGTGCAGGCCTACCTCGTCGAGATCGAATCGTGA
- a CDS encoding L,D-transpeptidase — translation MKSVGATGNALVAVLVVASTFTVQLGAVTAVADPADPAAPGMSSTVPAGQNPEPYVGKPVFAPPTFNPVDGAMVGVAKPIIINFQRPIADRPLAEQAVRISSEPAVPGKFYWMSDTQLRWRPLDFWPAGTTVNIDASGTKSSFRTGDSLVATIDDATKQMEVVRNGELVKTIPVSLGKPGYETPNGTYYVLEKFADMVMDSSTYGVPIDSAEGYRIRVQDAVRINNAGIFVHGAPWSVDDQGVRNVSHGCPNLSPADAQWFFDTFGSGDPVVVKNSIGIYDENDGAHDWQI, via the coding sequence ATGAAATCAGTCGGCGCGACCGGCAACGCATTAGTCGCGGTGCTCGTCGTAGCGTCAACGTTCACTGTGCAACTTGGCGCGGTGACCGCAGTGGCTGACCCAGCCGATCCTGCTGCGCCGGGAATGTCCTCGACTGTTCCAGCGGGGCAGAATCCCGAACCCTACGTCGGCAAGCCTGTCTTTGCGCCACCAACTTTCAATCCGGTCGATGGTGCGATGGTGGGTGTCGCCAAGCCCATCATCATCAACTTTCAACGCCCGATAGCGGATCGGCCCCTGGCCGAGCAGGCCGTGCGAATCTCCTCCGAGCCGGCTGTGCCCGGCAAGTTCTACTGGATGAGCGATACCCAACTACGCTGGCGACCGCTGGACTTTTGGCCCGCGGGCACGACTGTCAACATTGATGCCAGCGGGACAAAGTCGAGTTTTCGCACCGGGGATTCATTGGTCGCCACCATCGATGACGCCACCAAGCAGATGGAAGTGGTCCGCAACGGTGAACTGGTCAAGACAATTCCCGTGTCCCTGGGAAAGCCCGGCTACGAAACCCCGAATGGCACTTACTATGTGCTGGAGAAGTTCGCTGACATGGTGATGGATTCGTCGACCTACGGGGTGCCGATCGACTCGGCCGAGGGATACCGAATCAGAGTGCAAGACGCTGTACGGATCAACAACGCCGGGATCTTCGTCCACGGCGCGCCCTGGTCGGTGGACGATCAGGGCGTCCGCAATGTCAGCCACGGTTGCCCGAATCTCAGTCCTGCCGACGCTCAGTGGTTCTTCGACACTTTCGGTAGCGGGGATCCTGTGGTCGTGAAGAACTCGATCGGAATCTATGACGAGAACGACGGCGCTCACGATTGGCAGATCTGA
- a CDS encoding DsbA family protein, translated as MAPLTRLLVTLFVVITALIGGGVYLSVRDAASPIQAQVTDAGQLVRADSHRLNTVDGSDVTFVEFLDFECEACRAAFPLVEQLRSEYGDRVNFVVRYFPIQSHFNAERAARAVEAAAGQGKFEPMYKKMFETQSQWGEQQAPADATFRGFATELGLDMPAFDAAYSDPATLDRINVDVADGTALGVQGTPTIFLDGEKLDFRTYDDMKAAVDRALQN; from the coding sequence TTGGCCCCGCTCACACGACTTCTCGTGACCCTCTTCGTAGTAATCACCGCCCTCATCGGTGGCGGGGTGTATCTGTCGGTCCGCGATGCGGCCTCACCGATACAGGCTCAGGTCACCGACGCTGGTCAGCTGGTCCGCGCCGACAGCCACCGCCTCAACACCGTCGACGGCAGTGACGTCACCTTCGTCGAATTCCTGGACTTCGAGTGCGAAGCGTGCCGGGCCGCGTTTCCACTGGTGGAGCAACTGCGCTCCGAGTACGGCGATCGAGTGAACTTCGTCGTCCGTTACTTTCCCATCCAATCCCACTTCAACGCCGAACGGGCTGCCCGAGCAGTCGAGGCCGCCGCCGGTCAGGGCAAGTTCGAACCAATGTACAAGAAGATGTTCGAAACACAGAGCCAGTGGGGCGAGCAGCAAGCCCCGGCCGATGCCACGTTCCGCGGCTTCGCCACCGAGCTCGGTCTGGATATGCCGGCGTTCGACGCCGCGTATAGTGATCCCGCGACACTCGATCGCATCAACGTCGACGTCGCCGACGGCACGGCACTCGGAGTACAGGGCACTCCCACGATCTTTCTCGACGGTGAAAAGCTCGATTTCAGAACGTATGACGACATGAAGGCCGCCGTCGACCGAGCTCTGCAGAACTGA
- the ctaE gene encoding aa3-type cytochrome oxidase subunit III, whose translation MTSGTAITAKVHSLNRPNMVAVGTIVWLSSELMFFAGLFAMYFTARAQADVWPPPPTELNLALAVPVTLVLVASSLTCQMGVFAAERGDVFGLRRWYLITFAMGLFFVLGQGYEYIKLVAEGTTIASSAYGSVFYIATGFHGLHVIGGLVAFLMLLARTRMSKFTPAQATAAIVVSYYWHFVDIVWIALFAVIYFVR comes from the coding sequence ATGACCAGCGGAACCGCCATCACGGCGAAAGTTCACTCCCTGAACCGGCCCAACATGGTCGCCGTCGGGACGATAGTGTGGCTATCAAGCGAGTTGATGTTCTTCGCCGGCTTGTTCGCGATGTACTTCACCGCCAGGGCGCAGGCCGATGTATGGCCGCCCCCACCCACCGAACTGAATCTGGCACTGGCGGTGCCGGTGACTCTTGTTCTGGTCGCCTCCTCGCTCACCTGCCAGATGGGCGTGTTCGCCGCCGAACGCGGTGACGTTTTCGGATTGCGACGCTGGTATCTCATCACTTTCGCCATGGGCCTGTTTTTCGTCCTGGGCCAAGGCTATGAATACATCAAACTCGTCGCCGAGGGCACCACCATCGCCAGTAGCGCCTACGGATCGGTGTTCTATATTGCCACCGGATTCCACGGGCTCCATGTCATCGGCGGCCTGGTGGCATTCCTGATGTTGTTGGCGCGCACCCGGATGAGCAAGTTCACCCCAGCCCAGGCAACCGCTGCGATCGTGGTGTCCTACTACTGGCATTTTGTGGACATCGTTTGGATCGCTCTGTTCGCCGTCATCTACTTCGTGCGATGA